The Stenotrophomonas sp. ASS1 genome segment AGCAGCGGGGAACGGGCGTGGATCGCATGCCGGGTGGAGGTGAAGCTGGCACCCAGTTCGGCCTTGATCCGCGAATCGGTCCAGCCGGCCACGTAGTGGCTCAGGCTGTGCTGCAGCGCGTATTCGAGGTTGTGCATCCAGCTCACCGCGTACAGGTTGTGCTCGCGGGACTGCGGATAGGCCAGGCCGATGTACTTGTCCACCAGCTTGCCCGCATGCACGTAACACAGGTTCCAGCCGATCAGCTGGCCCTGGTGGCGGTACAGGAACATCCGTCCCTGGCCCTGGCTGTCGGCCAGAAGATGCTGGAAGTAGGGCAGGTCGAGCTGGTCGAAATGCACCGCGCTCTGCGCGTACACGCCCAGGTACAAGGCATACAGTTCGGCCTGGAGCTGCGGGTCGGCCAGGGCCGGATCGCCGGTGGCGATGCAGTCGATCTGCAGGTCGTCGCGCGAGCGCAGCTTGCGCCGGATGTTCTTGCGGCGCGAAGACGACAGGCGGCCGAGATAGCCATCGATCGAATCGAAATCGATCGCCACCCAGGCCAGCGGCATGCCTTCCAGTTCGACGAAGCCGCGTGCCAGCAATGCCTGCAGGAAGGCACCGCTGTGTGCGTTGGCCGCGTCGTCCAGCAGCGGCGAATCGATCGCCAGGTCCTTGACCACCAGCAGGCGGGTATCGCCGATCGCGTGACGCGTCACGTCCTCGGCCAATGCTTCTGGTGCGACGTGCGCGGGCAGCGGGGTGTACTCGGTGCTGGTGGCACCGACGAAGCGGGTTTTCCAGGTGATCCATGGCCGCCACAGGCGCGACAGCGGCAGGCCAAGCAGCTTGCCGCGCAGGTCGTCGTCCATCGTGGTGGTCAGGTCCAGCGGCGCACGGAAGGTCGGCAGGCCGCTCGGAAGGCGGCCCGCCTCGAATCCGAGCGGCGGGTGGGCCAGGAAGCCCTCCAGCAGCGCGGCCGGTTCCAGCGCGGTGCTGGATGCGCGTGACGTCATTTCCATCGGCACGGGAACCGGCAGCGCATCGGACCTCAGCCCTTGGCCTTGGTCAGCGCCTGGTCAAGCAGGGTGATCGCCAGGTCGATCTCTTCGTAGCTGATGTCCAGCGACGGCGCGAAGGTGATCACGTTCTTGTACCAGCCACCCACGTCGAGCACGAGGCCCATGCGCTTGCCGTCGTGCAGCAGGTCGCCGGCCAGGCCGATGTCGACCATGCGGTCCAGCAGTTCCTTGTTCGGCGTGTAGCCGTCGGTCTGGCAGATTTCCGCGCGCAGGGCCAGGCCCAGGCCGTCGACGTCGCCGATTTCCGGGTGGCGCTTCTGCAGGCCACGCAGGCCATCGAGGAAGTACGCGCCCTTTTCCGGCACGGTGCGCTCGTAATCCATTTCCTTGCCCAGCTTCAGCACTTCCAGGCCCAGGCGGGTGCCCAGCGGGTTGGAGTTGAAGGTGGAGTGGGTGGAGCCCGGCGGGAACACGGTCGGGTTGATCAGCTCTTCGCGCGCCCACAGGCCCGACAGCGGGTTCAGGCCGTTGGTCAGCGCCTTGCCGAACACCAGCACGTCCGGGGTCACGCCGAAGTGCTCGATCGCCCACAGCTTGCCGGTGCGCCAGAAGCCCATCTGGATTTCATCGACGACCATCAGGATGCCGTACTTGTCCAGCACGCGCTTGAGGCCGGTGAAGAAGTTGCGCGGCGGGATGACGTAGCCGCCGGTGCCCTGGATCGGTTCGACATAGAATGCGGCGTACTCCGCCTGACCGACCTTGGGATCCCACACGCCGTTGTATTCGCTTTCGAACAGGCGCTCGAACTGCCACACGCAGTGGTCGGAATACTCTTCCGGGGTCATGCCCTTCGGGCGACGGAACGGGTACGGGAACGGGATGAACATCGCGCGCTCGCCGAAGTGGCCGTAGCGGCGGCGGTAGCGGTAGCTGGAGGTGATCGACGACGCACCCAGGGTACGGCCGTGGTAACCACCCTCGAAGGCGAACATCAGGCTCTTGCCGCCACGCGCGTTGCGCACGATCTTCAGCGAGTCTTCAATGGCCTGCGCGCCGCCGACGTTGAAATGCACGCGGCCGTCGAGGCCGAACTTCTCGTGCATGTCCACGGCAATGGTCTTGGCCAGCTGCACGCGGGTCGGGTGCAGGTACTGGCTGGCGACCTGCGGCAGGGTGTCGATCTGGTCCTTCAGCGCATCGTTCAGACGCTTGTTGCTGTAGCCGAAGTTGCAGGCCGAGTACCACATCTGCAGGTCGAGGTAGGGCACGCCCGCACCGTCGAACATGTAGCTGCCTTCGCCGCGCTGGAAGATCTTCGGCGGGTCGACGTAGTGGACGGTATCGCCGAAGGAGCTGTAACGGGCTTCGTCGGCCAGCAGCTGCGCGTCGGAGGCAGCGGCGTCGGCGTTCTTGTCAAAAATGTTCATGCAGTTCGGTTCCGTGAAGGACGTTCGAAAGAGGTAGCGGGGGCGTGCTTGGAAGGGAGTGCTCAGGCGGTGGCCAGCAGCAGGGGCAGTACGGCGGGCTGCGGGCTGGCGTCGATACGACGTGGCTGCAGCAGGCTGCCATCGAGCAAGCGCGGCAGCAGTGCGATTGCATCGTGGAAGGTATCGATGGCGGCATGCTCGATGCCGGCATGGGTGCAATGGGTGATCAGGCGACGCTTGGCGAACACGAAGTCGGCATCTTCGGAGACGCAGAAATCCGAACTGCCATCGCCGATCATCAGCACACGCGGTGCTTCGTTGGCGCGCGCCTGCGCAGCGCAGGTGCACTTGCAGGTGCCGCTGCGGCAGCCTTCGGCCTGGTAGGGCGATTCCAGTTCCCAGTGGTCATCGCACCAGCGCAGGTGGTTGGCCACCACCGGCAGTCGCGACAGGCCGTGGTTGGCGAGGATGCGGTGGATCGCATGGTCCAGGCCGTCGCTGACGATGCGCAGCGGCACGCCCAGCTGTTCGGCACGGCTGACAAAGGCGGCAAAGCCCGGATCGATCTGCACCTGGTCCAGGTGGGCGTCGAGCGTGGCCGGGTCCAGCTTCAGCAGCCTGACCTGGCCCTGCATGCATTCGCGCGAGCCGATCTTTCCCGCTTTCCACTGGTCTTCCAGTTCCTGCCAGCCCGGCTGGCCGTATTTCTCCAGCAGCGAGTCGATGACATCTTCGAGGCTGATGGTGCCGTCGAAGTCACACAGGATGCTCCAGTGCATGGGCAGGTCCGTCGATGAAAGGAACGTCCGGCGCGATGCCGGGGCAGGCTCAATGTAGACAGGCAGCCTTTCTCGTTCCTTTCCTGTTGAAAGCCTGCATTGCAGGGCGCGGAAAGCGTTCAGGAAGGTGCATGGATGAATGCGTGAGGCGCACTCCATCCGTGCGTCCTGGCGTCACGCGCGGGCCAGTGCCCGCAGTATTTCGGCGGTCTCTTCACGGGTCTGCCAGGCGCTGTTGCCGAGGGTCAGCATGCGTGCGGCGAAGTCGCGTGCGTTGGGCATGTCGTCCTGCGGCACGATGCCGCGCAGGTAGGCATAGCCGGGCAGGGCATGGATGAACATGCGGCTGGCGCCAAGCCCGCGTGGCCACAAGTCCTTCAGTACCGCATCGCGGGCGCGTTGGCTGGGCAGCAGCAGCATCAACAGTGGCCAGGTGCCACCGCTACCGGCCAGCCCATCGACCACCTCAACGGCGGGCAGCTGTGCCAGCTGCACCCGCAGCTGCAACGCACGCAGCCGACCGGCCTGAAGGAATGCCGGCAAGCGCCGCGCGGCATGCGCGCCGATGTTCTGCCGCCACTGGCTGACCCGGTGCTGCGGGATATCCAGCGGGAAAATGTCACCGACCGCATCTTCCAGATCGCCACGCTGAAGCGCATTGCGCAGTGGATTGCCATACACCAGTGACAGCAGCGAAGGGCGATAGCAGGCAGCAAGGCCCAGCAACTGCACGCTGCGCAGCAGCTCCCAGCGCAGGCTGGAGCGAACGTGCTGGACGGCATGTTCGGCCAGCGCAGCACGCAGTTCGTCATCGCGGCTGACCAGCAGGCCGCCTTCATGCAGGCTCAGGCCCTTGCCGGCGGCCAGGCTGAAGAATCCGATATCGCCGCGCAGGCCGACACTGCTGTTGCCGACCCGTGCGCCGAGTGCCTGCGCGGCATCTTCGATCACCCAGGCGCCGGCGTTGCGGGCGACTTCGCAGGCCAGCTCGACGTCGGCAATGCGCCCGCCCAGGTGGGTGGGCAGGATCGCCAGCGTGCGCGCATCGGCCAGCCGCTTGAGCTGGCCGGGGTCGAAGTCGAAATGACCGCGCCGGGTATCGCACAACTGCACGCGCAGGCCCAGGCTGTGCACCGCGATCGGCACCAGCGGGCAGGTATAGGCCGGCATGATCACGGTGTCGCGCTTTGGCGCACGCTTGCGCAGCGTGCGCAGGGCGATCAGCAGCGCGTGCGTGCCGGAACAGGTCAGCTGCAGCGGCGGTGTGCCGAGCTGGCTGGCCAGGATGTCACGCAGGTCGCCGCCACCGGGAAGGAAATCGCTGGCCTGCATCGGCAGGCCGGCGGTTGGTGGCAGTTCGCGCGCGAACAGGCTCATTGCAGCGTGCTCACGTCGTGGTTTCGGCAGGGCTGTGTGGGTCGTCCGCCTCGGCGCGGCCGAGGCAGACGATGCCGGCCACGATCAGTACCGCACCGAGCAGATGGTGCAGGGTCAGCGGCTCGTTCAACAGCCACGCCGACAGCAGCAGCACGCTGATCACTTCCAGATGCGAGACAGCAAAGGCGGGACCGATCGGCGCATGGCGCAGCAGGCTCATCCAGGTGAAGAATGCACCCACGTAGCCGAGGATGGCGCCGTAAACCCACGGCTGCGACAGCACGCGCAGCAGCCAGGCGGTGTTGGCCTCGACCGGCAACGCGGCGTCACCGGCGTACTTGAAGCAGAGCTGGGCCAGCGTGTCGAACGCCATCAGCAGCGGGAAGCCGATCACATACAGGCGCCTCATGAGCCGGCCCCCACTACGGCTACGCCGGCGGTGACCAGCAGCATGCCGGTCACCCGCAGCGGCGTGAGTTTCTCGCGGAACAGGAAACGGCCGGCGATCATCAGCGCGACGATGTTGATCGAGCCCAGCAGCACGCCCTTGGACAGCGGCACCAGCGACAGGAACGCGATCCAGGCGACGAACTCAAGCACGTAGCAGGCGATGCCGATCCACAGCCAGGGACGGCTGAGCATGTGTTTCCAGCGCTGCAGTCCTTCGCCCTCCTGCGGGTCGCTGGCGGCGGCCTTGAAGGCGAGCTGGCCACCGGTATCGAGCACGACATTGGCCAGCCACAGCAGCGTGGCAAGTGCCCCCATGTCAGGCCACCGCCTTGAGCACGCCAGTGCGTTCACCGATTTCGGTGAAGAAGCGCGCGCTGCGGCGGATCACATCGCGGCGTTCGCGGTCGATGGTGATCATGTGGTAACTGTCTTCCAGCACCACCAGTTCCTTCGGGCCGCTGACCCGCGACATCACCAGCTCGGCGTTGCCCATGCTGGCCACGTCGTCCTCGCGGGCGTGCATCACCAGGCACGGCGCGGTGACCTGGTGCAGGTGGCGGCGGGTCCAGTTGCTCAGCGCGCGCATTTCGGCCAGGGCGTGCCAGGGGTTGCCCGGCAGGCCGGCGGCGGCGCTGTCGCCGGACAGCATGGCGGCACTGACCTGTGCACGCAGGCGCTCGTCACGCAGGCCGTACGGCGGTTCTTCCATGAACATGCGGTCGCGGCCGATGTTGAAGCGCTTGAACCACGGCAGCAGGAACGAGAAGCGGGCCACGGCGGGGATGTTCCAGCCGTCATAGCGGAAGGTGGCGCCGTACACGCCGACCCCGGACACCCACTCGGGGCGACGTGCAGCCAGTGCCAGCGACAGCACCGCGCCCATCGACAGGCCGCCGACGAACAGCTGGTCGACCTTGCCGCGCAGGGTTGCCGCCGCATCTTCCACGCCCTGGTACCACTGTTCCCAGGTGGTCGCCAGCAGGTCATCCACGCTGCCGCAATGGCCGGGCAGCTGCACGCCGTGCACGGTGAAACCGGCGTTGTTCAGCCCTTTGCCCAGCATGCGCATTTCCGCCGGGGTGCCGGTCAGGCCATGGACCAGCAGCACGCCCTGTGGGCCACCGGGGAGGAAGAAGTCGTGCGATTCGGTCACCTGGCGGCTCCGGGACGGCAGTGGGGATGGCAGGATCGCAAGCGCGATTTTCGCCAGCCTTTCAGCGCCCCGGGCCGGGTCAGGGCGCCTTCAGCAGCGGCAGCGTGATGGCGACCTTCAGTCCGCCACCTGGGCGGTTCAGGAAGCTCAGGCGGCCGCCGAAGTGCTCCACCGCCTCGTGCGCGATGGCCAGGCCGAGGCCGGTGCCGCTGGCAGCGGTGCCCGGCGCCCGGAAGAAGCGCTCGCCCAGCCGTGGCATCACGTCGTCGGGCACGCCAGGGCCATTGTCTTCCACATACAGTTCGACATCATTGTCGTCCAGCGCGTGCACGCCCACCGTGACGGTTGCATTGCGGCCGGCATAACGCAGGGCGTTGTCGATCAGGTTGTCCAGCGCTTCCTGCAGCATGGCGCCGTTGCCCAGTACACGCAGCGGATGGGGACTGCCGCGGTAGCCCAGATCGATGCCATCGCGGATCGCCTCCGGTACGCGCATGCCGACCCACTGCGGTACCAGCTCGCACAGGTCCAGTGCCTCCACGGTATCGGGCACGGTCTGCGCCCGGCTCAGTGCCAGCAGCTGGGTGCTGACCCGGGCGGTGCGCTGGTTGAGCCGGCGGATGTGCTGCAGCGCCTCGCGCACTGTATCGGGGTCGCCATGTGCCAGCGCCTGGTCCACGTGCAGGGCCATGCCCGCCAGCGGCGAACGCAGCTGGTGCGCGGCATCGGCGATGAAACGGTTCTGCAGGGTGATCATTTCCGCCTGGCGGGCAAACAGATCATCGATGGTGCTGATCAGTGGCTGGATCTCCTCGGGCACGTCGGCATCGGAGATCGGCGCCAGTTCGCCGCGGCGCTGGGCCAGGCGGGTCCTCAGCGGGGTCAGGATGCGCAGGCCATAGGTCACGCCGAACCAGACCAGCGCTGCGGTACCCAGCGCCAGCATGGTCATCAGCGGGATGATGATCATCAGGATCTCGCGCGCACGCTGCCGGCGGTCAGCCATGCTCTCGGCCACGGTCACCGCCAGCTGGTCCTGCGGATCGTTCATCGCCTGCGTGCAGACGGTGGCCATGCGCACCTGCTGGCCATTGAGGTTGCCGTCGTACAGCGCCGGATGCACACCGGTGCAGTCCTGCGAAGGGGCGTACGGGCTGAAGTCTGCATTGCCGCTGAGCGTACCCATGCGGCTGCTGTCGACGTTGAAGTAGCGATGGCCGTCGGGGTCGTACTCGATCAGGAAGCGCGCCTGCGGAGACAGGTCGCTGGTCACCGGCATGGTGCTCAGCATCTGCGCGAACGAATGCGTGTCGTCGATCAGGTTGCGGTCGTGGATGCGGTTGGAATAGTCCAGCGCAACGTAGTAGGCCAGGATCGTGTTGAAGGTGAGCAGGCCCAGCATCGGCAACGCCAGAAAGGCGAGCAGGCGCCGGCGCAGGCTGGGCGGGCCACTGATCACGGCGTGCTTTCGTCCTGCGCGTCTTCCAGCATGTAGCCCAGCCCGCGCACGGTGCGGATGCCCATGCCGCCGGGCTGCAGCTTGCGGCGCAGGCGGTGCAGGGCGATGTCCAGGCCGTTGTCGGTGAGGTCCTGGCCCCAGTCGCACAGCGCCTCCACCAGTTGCGCGCGCGACACGATGCGCTCGGCGCGTACCGCCAGTGCCGACAGCAGGCCGAACTCGCGCGCGGTCAGTTCCAGCGACTGGTCGTCGATCCACACGCGGTGCCCGGCCAGGTCCAGGCGCAGGCGGCCGATGCGCAGGTCTGGGTTGCCATTGCTGGTGACCCGCCGCAGCTGCGCACGCACGCGTGCTTCGAACTCGTCCAGCGCGAACGGCTTGACCAGGTAGTCATCGGCGCCCAGGTCGAGCACGCGCACGCGCTCGGCCAGGCCGTCGCGGGCGGTCACCACCAGCACCGCCAGGCCATCGCCGCGCTGACGCAGGCGCTGCAGCACGTCGCGGCCATCCAGCTGCGGCAGGCCCAGGTCCAGCACCAGCAATGCGTACTGGGTCGAGCCCAGTGCCGCGTCGGCGTGCGCGCCGTTGTCGACGTGGTCAACCACGTGCCCCTGCCGGCGCAGCGAGGCGCACAGGCCGGAGGCGATATCCGGGTCGTCTTCAGCAATCAGAACGCGCATGCGCGGGGGCTCCTGTAACGGTCAGGCCCACCGGATGGACGGGGTGGGCCTCTCTCGGCTGCCGAGGGTAGCCGCAAACCGGGTGAAGGTGGAGCGCGCCGCCGCCGCCCGGTGCCGTCGCGCTGTCCCTTCATTCAGTCCTGCAGGCCCGGCTCACCCGGGGCCAACGGCACCCGCGAGCCATCCAGCAGGCCACGGCTGAGCCTGCCATTTTCGATGAACAGCAGTTCGCCGTTCTCGCCGTTCTTGATGCTGCTGTCGATGGCGATCACGCGGTCGCCATGGAAGCTGCTGACGTGTGGCATCGAGGTGTGGCCGACCACGATGCGTTTGAGCTGCAGGCGGTCGAGTACGGTCTGCACCCCCGCGGTGTCGAGGCGGCCATCGAAGTAGCCGCGGTACCAGATCGGGCTGGTCTTGCCGTCATACAGCGGTGCGGTGGCCGGGTCGGCCTTTACTTCGGCCTTTGGCAGGCCCAGTGACGCCTGGTAGGCCGCATTGGTGCGCGCCGGGTCCAGCGCCAGCTGCACTGCCTCGGGCGAAATGCCGCCGTGCAGGAACAGGGTGTCGCCGATCTTCAGCAGCACCGGGCGGGTGCGCAGCCACTGCCCGATCACCGAATCGGCACCGTACAGCTGCGGGTAGCTGCGGCCGAGCAGCTGCGCGCTGCGCAGGTACTTCGGGTTGACGTAGCGCAGGTCGTCGTACAGCACCATGGTTTCGTGGTTGCCGAGCACGAAGTGCACCGCGCCGCCGGCGGCGGCCGCCTGCTGCTGCAGGCCATACAGCAGCCAGAAGGCCTCGGTCACCTGCGGGCCGCGGTC includes the following:
- a CDS encoding GNAT family N-acetyltransferase, whose product is MEMTSRASSTALEPAALLEGFLAHPPLGFEAGRLPSGLPTFRAPLDLTTTMDDDLRGKLLGLPLSRLWRPWITWKTRFVGATSTEYTPLPAHVAPEALAEDVTRHAIGDTRLLVVKDLAIDSPLLDDAANAHSGAFLQALLARGFVELEGMPLAWVAIDFDSIDGYLGRLSSSRRKNIRRKLRSRDDLQIDCIATGDPALADPQLQAELYALYLGVYAQSAVHFDQLDLPYFQHLLADSQGQGRMFLYRHQGQLIGWNLCYVHAGKLVDKYIGLAYPQSREHNLYAVSWMHNLEYALQHSLSHYVAGWTDSRIKAELGASFTSTRHAIHARSPLLRAALRRLAPYLQGEPDGGG
- a CDS encoding aminotransferase class III-fold pyridoxal phosphate-dependent enzyme produces the protein MNIFDKNADAAASDAQLLADEARYSSFGDTVHYVDPPKIFQRGEGSYMFDGAGVPYLDLQMWYSACNFGYSNKRLNDALKDQIDTLPQVASQYLHPTRVQLAKTIAVDMHEKFGLDGRVHFNVGGAQAIEDSLKIVRNARGGKSLMFAFEGGYHGRTLGASSITSSYRYRRRYGHFGERAMFIPFPYPFRRPKGMTPEEYSDHCVWQFERLFESEYNGVWDPKVGQAEYAAFYVEPIQGTGGYVIPPRNFFTGLKRVLDKYGILMVVDEIQMGFWRTGKLWAIEHFGVTPDVLVFGKALTNGLNPLSGLWAREELINPTVFPPGSTHSTFNSNPLGTRLGLEVLKLGKEMDYERTVPEKGAYFLDGLRGLQKRHPEIGDVDGLGLALRAEICQTDGYTPNKELLDRMVDIGLAGDLLHDGKRMGLVLDVGGWYKNVITFAPSLDISYEEIDLAITLLDQALTKAKG
- a CDS encoding MtnX-like HAD-IB family phosphatase translates to MHWSILCDFDGTISLEDVIDSLLEKYGQPGWQELEDQWKAGKIGSRECMQGQVRLLKLDPATLDAHLDQVQIDPGFAAFVSRAEQLGVPLRIVSDGLDHAIHRILANHGLSRLPVVANHLRWCDDHWELESPYQAEGCRSGTCKCTCAAQARANEAPRVLMIGDGSSDFCVSEDADFVFAKRRLITHCTHAGIEHAAIDTFHDAIALLPRLLDGSLLQPRRIDASPQPAVLPLLLATA
- a CDS encoding DegT/DnrJ/EryC1/StrS family aminotransferase yields the protein MSLFARELPPTAGLPMQASDFLPGGGDLRDILASQLGTPPLQLTCSGTHALLIALRTLRKRAPKRDTVIMPAYTCPLVPIAVHSLGLRVQLCDTRRGHFDFDPGQLKRLADARTLAILPTHLGGRIADVELACEVARNAGAWVIEDAAQALGARVGNSSVGLRGDIGFFSLAAGKGLSLHEGGLLVSRDDELRAALAEHAVQHVRSSLRWELLRSVQLLGLAACYRPSLLSLVYGNPLRNALQRGDLEDAVGDIFPLDIPQHRVSQWRQNIGAHAARRLPAFLQAGRLRALQLRVQLAQLPAVEVVDGLAGSGGTWPLLMLLLPSQRARDAVLKDLWPRGLGASRMFIHALPGYAYLRGIVPQDDMPNARDFAARMLTLGNSAWQTREETAEILRALARA
- a CDS encoding DMT family transporter, which codes for MRRLYVIGFPLLMAFDTLAQLCFKYAGDAALPVEANTAWLLRVLSQPWVYGAILGYVGAFFTWMSLLRHAPIGPAFAVSHLEVISVLLLSAWLLNEPLTLHHLLGAVLIVAGIVCLGRAEADDPHSPAETTT
- a CDS encoding EamA family transporter; translation: MGALATLLWLANVVLDTGGQLAFKAAASDPQEGEGLQRWKHMLSRPWLWIGIACYVLEFVAWIAFLSLVPLSKGVLLGSINIVALMIAGRFLFREKLTPLRVTGMLLVTAGVAVVGAGS
- a CDS encoding alpha/beta fold hydrolase, with protein sequence MTESHDFFLPGGPQGVLLVHGLTGTPAEMRMLGKGLNNAGFTVHGVQLPGHCGSVDDLLATTWEQWYQGVEDAAATLRGKVDQLFVGGLSMGAVLSLALAARRPEWVSGVGVYGATFRYDGWNIPAVARFSFLLPWFKRFNIGRDRMFMEEPPYGLRDERLRAQVSAAMLSGDSAAAGLPGNPWHALAEMRALSNWTRRHLHQVTAPCLVMHAREDDVASMGNAELVMSRVSGPKELVVLEDSYHMITIDRERRDVIRRSARFFTEIGERTGVLKAVA
- a CDS encoding sensor histidine kinase, giving the protein MISGPPSLRRRLLAFLALPMLGLLTFNTILAYYVALDYSNRIHDRNLIDDTHSFAQMLSTMPVTSDLSPQARFLIEYDPDGHRYFNVDSSRMGTLSGNADFSPYAPSQDCTGVHPALYDGNLNGQQVRMATVCTQAMNDPQDQLAVTVAESMADRRQRAREILMIIIPLMTMLALGTAALVWFGVTYGLRILTPLRTRLAQRRGELAPISDADVPEEIQPLISTIDDLFARQAEMITLQNRFIADAAHQLRSPLAGMALHVDQALAHGDPDTVREALQHIRRLNQRTARVSTQLLALSRAQTVPDTVEALDLCELVPQWVGMRVPEAIRDGIDLGYRGSPHPLRVLGNGAMLQEALDNLIDNALRYAGRNATVTVGVHALDDNDVELYVEDNGPGVPDDVMPRLGERFFRAPGTAASGTGLGLAIAHEAVEHFGGRLSFLNRPGGGLKVAITLPLLKAP
- a CDS encoding response regulator, which translates into the protein MRVLIAEDDPDIASGLCASLRRQGHVVDHVDNGAHADAALGSTQYALLVLDLGLPQLDGRDVLQRLRQRGDGLAVLVVTARDGLAERVRVLDLGADDYLVKPFALDEFEARVRAQLRRVTSNGNPDLRIGRLRLDLAGHRVWIDDQSLELTAREFGLLSALAVRAERIVSRAQLVEALCDWGQDLTDNGLDIALHRLRRKLQPGGMGIRTVRGLGYMLEDAQDESTP
- a CDS encoding metallophosphoesterase, which encodes MSRDRPSLLTALLLPLLACATATTQAREVAAPADHVQADGPYVFRQGDQLQAKWICDDKVESHTLATQAAGTDIAPRCGYEHTVHVAAPNAPSVSVLPAVPRIIALSDIHGQYGLLVRLLRAHQVIDAQDRWALGKDTLVIAGDVFDRGPQVTEAFWLLYGLQQQAAAAGGAVHFVLGNHETMVLYDDLRYVNPKYLRSAQLLGRSYPQLYGADSVIGQWLRTRPVLLKIGDTLFLHGGISPEAVQLALDPARTNAAYQASLGLPKAEVKADPATAPLYDGKTSPIWYRGYFDGRLDTAGVQTVLDRLQLKRIVVGHTSMPHVSSFHGDRVIAIDSSIKNGENGELLFIENGRLSRGLLDGSRVPLAPGEPGLQD